Within the Naumovozyma castellii chromosome 1, complete genome genome, the region aaacaattgaaaTCTCCAGGTGTCTCTGAGGAAATCAATAGTAAAATTACTCGTTCTTTAAGATTGATAGCTGCCATCATCTCATCAGGTCAATGGCCTGCCacagaaattgaaaatatttgtgATATGTTATTAAAAATTACCAAGAGTCCCGATCAATTCCTAGTCTCTGCATCATTCCAATGTTTTGAACAGTTATTCCAATCAATGGCAGAAACTACCATATCGTCAGGACTAGCAgagaataaatatttaaaaatgttaGATACcatcttttcattaaagcCAGCCAATACTGACACCCATTTGACCGGTGCTTGGATTGCCGTCGTCGTGAAGGGGTTATCCACATATGCTAACGCTCAACCtttgaaatgtttattGAAGCTACCACAAGTATTCCATATTATGGCTACCTACTTACAAAGTGAACATCAAGAAGTTTACACTGCCGCAGCCAAATGTCTTTCTGCAATCCTAACAGATTCGATAAAGGATGAGTTATTATTGCAACCTAACGATGTCATGGATGAAAAGACTTTCAAAACTGTTGGTGAcgttattgaagaaatatcaaaCATTATTACAGATTTCTTatcaataaaatatattcattgtGCCAAGGATGTATTAACCATCCTTGCTTCCGCATTCAAAAAAGTCAGATATAGATCTAACCCAGCATTATTGAAACCTTTACAAATCGTCGATCAATGGagaaataatgaagatacCTTTTTGGAATTCAGAAATGAAGTGGAAAATGTCATTGGTGAATCCATCTCAGCATTGGGTCCTGAACTTGTGTTACAAATTTTACCTTTGAATCTAATCAATCCATCAGATGATCAACCAGGTAGAGCTTGGTTATTACCGTTATTAAGAGATTATACAAAGAATGCTAAGTTGGCTACTTTCTCTAAGGAATTAGCACCactaattcaaaattttgaatcaCGTTTTGCCTCATTGCCAAAGGAATCCGTCCAATTAAGAATCTTTCAAACGGTGGTGGATCAACTCTGGTCTACTTTACCACATTTCTGTGAATTACCAATAGATTTACCACAATcatttaatgatgaatttgcTGCTGAATTATCCTCACTCTTATATAGTAGAGTAGATTTAAGAACAACATTATGTCATGCATTAAGAGTTCTTGttgaatcaaattcagCCTACGCAAATGGTGCCCTATCCGACGATATATTGTTGCAACAACGTTTCCCTGCATCTGAAGCAACCAAAAACATTGAATATCTACAAACCAAATCTGTTAATTTACTTTCTGTTCTTTTCAACGTCTATACCCAAACTACTCCCACATCGAGAGGTTATATTTTAGAAACCATTGAGGCCTATTTAAAGATTACTAAATCTACAGATTTGGAAACCACTTTCAACAATATTTGTGGTCTGTTAAAGAACGCCATGGAATCTGAATCCCagacaaaagaagaatctGCTAATGCATCAAGTAAACCACAGTTGACCGCTACTTTATTAGATTTGGTTGTTTGTATGACCAAATATTTACCACCTTCTAGTTATGCTGCCTTATTTAACATTTTTGGCACTACCGTCTCATCCAACGATGCTTTGATTCAAAAGAGAGCTTACAGAATTATTACACGTTTATCTGAGCTGGAAAGTGGATACGCTGCCGTGCTTACCTACGTTTCTGACATTGAAAAGATAATTTTAGATAACGCTGATAATGTGCAAACTTCAGCAAAGTCAACTAGACTTTCAGCTATTAAGACCCTTGTTAACATGTTACCATCGGATCATCTTGGTTTTATCGTTAGAATTGTAGCTGAAATTATCTTGGGTACTAAAGATGTTAATGAGAAGACTAGAGAATTAGCCTTTGAAGCTTTGATTGTTATGgggaagaaaatgaatgaACCAAATGGTATCGTCAAGTTGAGTCAAATTCCAGGATACGATCCTGCAACACCAGACCAACCATCAACAATCTCGGAATTTTTTAAGATAATTTCTGCTGGTTTAATTGGTGAATCACAACATATGGTTAGTAGTACCATCACCGCATATGCttatttgatttttgaatttaaagatcAATTAGACAATAGTGTTCTCTTGGATATTTATGACACTGTGGAATTATATTTGACATCTAATTCTCGTGAAATTGTCAAGAGTGCCATTGGATTTGCTAAAGTGTGTATTTTGGGTCTACCCGAAGAATTAATGAGATCTAAGGTCCCAGAATTGTTACCTAAATTACTACGTTGGTCTCACGAACATACAGGCCATTTTAAAGCCAAAGTGAAGCatttaattgaaagattgatTAGAAGATTTGGTTATGAGTTCATTGAACAACATTTCCCTGAAGAAGACAAGAGGCTTTTGACTAACATCAGGAAAGCACGTAATAAAAGTAAACGTAAGGGTGAAGAAAATGCTGGATCAGCTGCCCAACCAGGGTCTTCTAAGGCATCTAAATTTATGAACGCATTCGATGAAGCAGTATATGGTTCATCAGATAATGAAGACGAAGGTAGCGATGCTGAGAACGATGAAGGCCATAATGATAAGAGGGGTAAGAGACGCGGTGGTAAACAATTTATTGTTGAACGTGGTGAAAATCCATTAGATTTGTTAGATTCTGAAACTTTGGCACACATCTCATCAACTAGACCTAAGAAATTCGGTAAAgatcaaagaaagaaacgTTTGGAAGACGAAacttttgattttgattctgAAGGtaaattgataatgaaagGTCAAAAGGGCGGaaacaatgataatgatgacCCATTAAAATCTGTCACTAGCGGAATTAATGCCTATCTAGATGCAGTTAAAAGTGGTCCAGTTAGAGgtcaaagaaataaattaaaatttaagaagaataaCAGAggtggtgatgatgatggattcagtgatgatgaaggtCGTTCGAAATCAGCAGGATCAAAGAggaatatttcatcaagGGGTAATAAAGTTGGTAAGAACTTcaagaataataacaagTTCAAgtcaagaagaaagttATGATTCACAGAACTGTTTATAAAGAGTTGTATATTAGTTTGTAATTtctaaatataaaaatggaaatggaTTAAGTCATATAACAATGCATGataattaaatattgtGTTTGAGAAGGATTCCAGCTTTCCATTGTTTTGGTTTAGGTTAATTTACCCACTCAGAGACACCTTTTCGTAGTATTCATGTTAAAATGTTACTTCAACTATGTTGTTCTGACTGacaaaaattaaataatgtaaACGATAGAATGAATGCgatatattaaattatgTTGAGGGTTTTATTTATGCATGACATGAAGAATTTCGTTTACAAAAAATGAGCTTCAATACTCAATGGattctcttctttggaaagtATTGTCCATATCTTCCACTTCTGCAAAAGTTGGTTCATTGGTGGAGTTAAATGCCAGACTTCCAGTATTATGAGTATCCTCTTCGTTCTTCTCCTGTGTtgatggtggtggtggtggtgaGAGTTGTTGGTCATCTTCACTTTCGCTCAAGATCTCATTTTCGAAAGATAATGATATGTTTTCCAGTCGGTTTTCTGGTTTTGATACGGGCAATAGCTTTATATACTGCTGTACGTTATGTTTTAATTTGgaatcaatattttcattatcgtCGTCATTGTCTTCTTGGTCTAGTGTCGGTATCAAATCAGTATTTGGCTCTTCAATATTAATGCTAGGTCCCAGTACGGATTCGTTCATGCCGACAACATCCGGAAGTGGTATACctattctttcttctttagtGGCGGCCATTTGGATTAAGCCTGATTTTAATTCTAACCTCTGTTTTGCTATAATAGCATCGATCCAATTATCTAGGACaccattatttattaactcttcaatttcttcttcttcttcctgAGTTGCCTTATCCttcaatttaatgatttggTCATCCTTATTTGTCATGGCAGAATTATCCTTATATTGATTTATATAACCTGGTACAGCAGATGTAGTAGTAGCCTTCAAAAGGGAATcatcttgaaatatttcaggACCAGGTAAGGCAACCAGCCTATCATTGCGTAAATGGGGATCTGAACTCACGATatctttccatttttcaaatccatAATCCATTTCCCAATTGGCTGgattttcatcaaatacATCTAGCAAATTAATCGGGTTAAACAATCTTAAATTCTGGAACCCTTGTGAAATATCTTGTATGGCAATACTCGCAGCCCCTCGTGATTGAGCCACAGACGTTATCTCCGATGACAACTTGTTTAAGTAACGAATATAGAGATCAGTTAATGTATTAACTGTTGTTTTTGTGGCCGTGTCAAAACCTTCAGCTTTTAGAAGTTGAATTATGGAAACTCGGAGCAGACTAAAATGGAATTCATTATCTGCTGTCATTATGGCTGCAAGTCGTTAATTGGGAGAGCTGTAACAGTAATTGAATGGCTTGGTAGTTCTGATGTTTAGCCTATTTAAGATTTCTGGTTGActattttttctatttttttccagattgccattttgaaatttcattcatgCCTTGTTGGCACAAGCAAAAAACAAGTTTTGATAATTAATCGAAGTTATCAATCGTATGAATACTACTAGAGAAGCcaaaggaattgaaaagaatatgTCTAAAGCAACGGGGAAACCAATGAACGGAAGCACCTTCTTAGGGTCTCTTTATACAGTGGAGGCCGTGCTTATCCTAAACAATAATCTAGGTAAAGCTAGCCCAGAAAAGGAGATGGGAACAGgacagcaacaacagcaacaacaagacAGTGGTCGAGTCTATGTAAAATACTATACCCCACCACATACTGAGAGCGAAGAGGCTTTCAAcactttgaagaaacagatTGCATTTgagaagaatttgatgTCTAAGACTAAGAAGCAAGATAATGAGATTATGCTACTGGATAATCATTTAGTTCTTTATAAGAAGTGTGCCGATGTTACTTTATTTTTAGTGGGACCAATCTCTGGTAATGAGATTCTTTTGAATGAAGCATTTGGTGCGTTTAAGGGATCTTTGGAGCTAGTGTTGAATTCCTCAGGTATTGATAGAAAGAACATATTGGAACATTACGACATGGTGTTGTTAGCTATTGATGAAACCTTTGATAACGGTATTGTCTTAGAAACTGACGCTGCAGCAATTGCATCAAGAGTTTCCAAGCCTATTACCCAGGAGCCTGTTCAAttagatttggataaagGTTTATTGGGTGCTTGGGGGTTCGCCAAGTCCAAATTGCAAGAGTTACAACAAGGGTTGTGAGTCGACCTCAGATTCAGTTTGGATTCCGGAATCCATATATTCTAATATAAACTTATATAAAGAAGcagaaataaaaaaaagatattttaaTTCGATCTTTTATTATCTGCTAACTTTAGGTGTCAATTGGAAAGCACcgaaagaagaaaacggATCAACCATCATACTTGATGAAAGATAGGGAAGACACCTAAGCAACAGTTATACCTCCCACTATATTAGCACAAGTCAACGTTAACGGTAGCTGACACATTAATATTATAGTTTTAAATCACGTGACAGAAATTCCAAACatttaaatcattttcaacGTCAActgaaaaatgaagataataaagaaacGACAAGAACTATGATATTATGCTAAATATTGTGCTGTTTGGCGACCTTCATCGAAGAATGAATGGTAGATAGAACTTGGGTACAAGAGTTGTGGTCTAAGTTTAGTGGCATCGTAGCAATGTTAGAAACAAggaaaaataattattccTCAATATTAAAGGCACAATTACCTTTATCCTACTATTTGATCTCCTATTCCAATTGCTCATAAACTTCAGATGTTCAATGATCAAATAggttttttgaaattgggCATTTTTAGGTTTCGGGTATGGGTATGGGTACAAATGTTTGTCGAGATTCCGTGGTATGTCTTTCAATACAATTCATGACGTTTCAGTCCGACATCTTATTACTCTAGCAAACTGTAAAAGAATGTACAATTTCTGTAAGAAGTAAAAttatatgatgaaaatCGTAGCGACTTTCGATTTAGGTTTGTCGTTTCCTTTATGCCATCATGAACACTTCCTCCATGTGATGCTCCAATATATTAATGGAACTGGAGAATATATTGTTCGTGTACTTTTCCAAGAGGAAAGGCTACATGGATACAGGTGGGCACTTAGTGTGGATTTTGTTCAGTTCTCTTGAATCGAAATATAGGGTCATTTCGTTAAAAAAGGCCAGTATCGATGCATTTGAGAGATTTAAAGTGCAAGAACCAACACAACAAGATCAACCTCATCATCTTAAACAACCAGTAGCCATCTAGTAAAACAGAAGCAATTGGTAAATCAGAAGGAAGCATTAAATAGGGGTTgataattgaatttaaagcCAAGAGATTAGATGTGAATTTCATCTGTCTTCGTCTAACATCTTGGATCCTTAGATCCCATTGTTAAGTACCATTTATCATAATTCCCAAGAGTTATCCAACATCTTACATGTTGGAGTTAAAGCTTGTAGGAATAATACCAAGATAATGGGGTTTCTCAATGCCGCTGACTGTGTCTTGTCTTGCCTTATCagcattcaattcatcaggTTCTGAGGCACgtaatgatttgaaatcatGGTATGCTTACTACTCATGCTTATTGAGTTGTTATTGATGGTTGCTCTGTAactttttgatattttccaaaaacTCCATTTACAGAAAATGTGCCATACTTTTTACATGTTTTGTATCTATAACATTACAACtctatttttcattatgtGTTCCAAAAAAACACGAAAAAACAGGACCTCTGAATGAACAAGATTAAAAAAAGTTGCtggtttcttcttttatCTAACTGCATTGAGATCTTAATTACTAACTACCATACAAGAAGATATATCCCCATTGTGGTAAATATGCCGTTAtcgatgatgaaaataGCCGCCCATGTTTGGAAAACGCGAAACTCCGAACTCCGAAACGCCAAATTGAAGATCAAGTAGTATACTAAAGGAGACTGACACGTTTGGTTTCTTGTATCTGGTAAAACACAAGAAACCAATGTCACATTTTTTACCCCTAATAAACATTGAACCACCAACGACGCAAAATGTCAGCACCATATGGCTTTTGGCCACTCTGGGAAGGTCCAATAACAATCAATCTACAGCATCAGTCTCCACTAGGGCTCCCGTAAAAAGGAAGGATATTATTAACGTATCAATACCACAAACTTgccaaataattcaaaagaGTGAGGGGCAGCTTTCGTTGAGACATGTTTCTAATTTGATGTACGGTGTCACGGTTTGTTACAATAAGAAAAGCGAATTCATTCtcaatgatttggaaactttGTTAGTTCAATTACAGAGGAGGGAAAAGTATATCTTActcaattccaaaaatattataaattcAAGCTCCACTGAGAGAAGAGTCGGTGCCCGCACGACTGGTGTAAATCATCTAAGGAACAACGATGCTaatgttttcttcttggacGACCCAGCGTTTGATATTATGGATATTGGTACATTCACTTTACATGAATCTTCACTTGATACTAATCAAGGCTCCATTAGAAAATTTGACTATTTGAATGAACTTAAAAATACGAACaaatttgatgattatGTTGGTACCAAGAACCATGAGGCCGACGACAACTTCGATGATATTGAGATGAATTCAAACCTGGATTTAGAGTTAGGTTTGGACCTTGACTTGAACTTTAATCTACAAGGGGAAGATGAGGTTGATGGTGCTGTTCATGGAACTTCAACAACCCCTACCACAAGTCATAATGATTTCGATCAAAGCTTTAACTATAACGAGCAACAAATTGATTTGAACTTTGAACCTTCTGAAAATAATCTAGAACAGCAACCTTTGACTCAAAAATTACCAGAATTGGATATAGAAAATGAAAGGGAGGCCTCCCTGGATGCAGAGTCAATTATCGATGAACCaccattaaagaaaattaaaagaaacTCTTTCCCAAATATCATCTCAACACAAATATTGAAGGTTGATGAAAGAACTGGTATTGCAACTGAAATGTTACGCTACAATAATGAACATTATCTAGAACagatggaaaataaaaaacaaCAGATGAGTGGTTCAACAACAAGAGCAACTAAAGATATAGAAAATATGTTATTCCCTTACCAACagatttccaaaaatattcCCTTCTTACATGGTTGTTAtacaaatttattattttcctcCTATACATCTGACGACTGGACCAGTTCTTTAGGTTCAAGGGCAATTGAACGAGGCAGAAGAAGGTTACCTTCCTTTACAATGTCCTCGTCTTCAAGATCTACAAGTGTTCCCAGCAATGAACAAGGAAGACGAAGTGGTGGTCCGGCTCAGCATAAGGCATTAAGCGAGTTATTTGATAATGGCAATGACTTGCTGCTACATTTGGAACagattgaagaagatattgaagatcATCTTAACAATGATCCTGAAGCTTTCATGGatataaatttgaatctaCCACCCTCTAGCTTTGGTAGGAATACAAGTAGATCAAATACCAACACCACTCCAACAGGACGTGAACATGATGTGgttgatattttaaaaacaaaaacgGGGGATAGAAGACCCTTTGGCACTTCCTCACACAGTGGAACAGTCAATGCAGCTGTTTCTTCTAGCTGTCAAGCAAATGAATCATCAAAATcccaatttcaaatagaTCATCAAACAAGAAGATTCTACGACTATATAAAGGAAAGGGCAGAATTTATTGGTGTCTCGTCCTACTCAAACCCATCTTTCACCAAGAAGATCCTGTTTGAAGACATTGTCCCCAGTGCCATGACAGACACTAGTGAAACGACACAAAAAGTGGACAAATGCATTGCAGCGGGTGCCTTTTTTTCCTTACTAAATCTTGCTACGAGGGATATGGTCCAACTTCAAGAGTTTGAAACGCAAAACCCCTCGAGAAACCAGTCCCAGTTCCATCTTTTCAAACCAGATGAAATCATAATAAGAGTCTGATTTCCCTTTTATTTCGTGCCGCAACTCCGcgattttcttcaaaggcATAAATACGTCAAGGAATAATCGATACAAAAGTATTTCACTTTTGCTGCTCTAGGTCCTTCTATGTTGGTCTAATTACGGAAGTGTTACTATTATGACTCCTTCCTACTCTTTGCTTGTCCTTATTTAtaaagattgaaattgcattatattttcttttatacTAACTATCTATACATATAAGAGACAAAAACAACATGCTAATCATTAAACGTTTCCAACACAATTCCTCCTCTTCGGGATACCCCATGAGACgcttttttgaaaatgagaCTAGTGAATTAAAGGCATGGTGGGATTCTCCTAGATTTGCTAATGTCAAAAGACCATACCAACCAATAGATGTGATTAAGCATCGTGGATCCATGCCTTTATCAGCAACGCACTACCCGTCGTCGTATCAAGCAGGGAAACTATTCAAACTacttcaagaaaatttccaaaataaGACACCATTGCATACATTAGGGGTGATAGACCCAGTTCAAATGACACAATTATCGCGTTGTGAGCAATTGAAAGTTGTCTATTTATCTGGATGGGCCTGCTCTTCAACTTTAGTGACTCCCTCTAATGAAGTCTCCCCTGACTTTGGCGATTATCCGTACACTACTGTCCCTAACCAAGTAGAGAGAATATTCAAAGCTCAACAATTACATGATAGAAAAGCTTTTCTAGAATCTTTCGAAAGCAAAACTGATAAAATGGTTGACTATTTGAAACCAATCATTGCCGATGGTGATATGGGTGGAAGCCCCAATATGTGTATGAAATTGGCTAAGTTATTTGCTGAAAAGGGAGCTGCTGCTATACATTTAGAAGATCAATTACTGGGCGGCAAAAGATGTGGACATTTAGGTGGTGCAGTCATTGTCCCCACTGGCGACCAACTGAGTAGATTGGTTGCAACTAGATTTCAATGGGATATTATGGGAactgaaaatttaattattgCTAGAACAGATTCTTGTAATGCTAAATTATTAAGCAGTTCCAGTGATCCAAGGGATCATGAGTTCATTAAGGGTGTGATTGACCCCAACTTAACAGCATGGAGCGAAGAACTTATTGATATGGAAACTACAAATACTGAGAGATCCATTATACAGGAACGTGAATTGAAATggtataataataatcaattaatgACGTTTGATGAAGCTGTCGAGATGAagtttaataatgaagagTATAAACAATATCTGACGACGAAGAAGCACATGATggataaagaattaaaaagaCCTTATTTAAGCTTGAGtgaattgaagatgattgCCAAAAGGGTTTCACCTTCGAAGGAAATTTACTTTAATTGGGATATtccaagaacaaaagaaggTTATTTCATGTTCAAAGGTTGTATGGAAGCAGCTACTAGAAGATCCCTGGTATTTGCACCATATTCTGATATGACTTGGTTGGAGACGAAAACACCTGATCTGGTCCAAGCTAAGGATTTTGCTAGAAATATCCATGATGTTTACCCTTGGGTGAAGTTAGTCTACAATTTATCTCCAAGTTTTAATTGGACTCAAAATGGGTTCTCTGAAACAGAACTAAAGTCATTCATATGGGATCTTGCCAAGGAAGGATTTATTCTACAATTAGTGTCACTTGCCGGTCTACACGTCAATGCACTGTCTTTCTGGGAACTTGCACAGGGATTCCAGTCTGGTGGGATGGATGCTTATGTCaaacaaattcaacaaagagaaaaggaAACTGATTGTGATGTACTTACTCACCAAAAATGGTCTGGAGCTGAATATATTGACTCTGTACTTCAAGTAATCCAAAATGGTTCTTCCTCTCACACCTCTACTACGTCTGGGGAAAGCTATACAGAAAGTCAGTTTTGAGTAGGCGATTCCACTTTCTATGAAAAAACATTGCTATTCTTAATCTATCTAcatataaatattcttaataacTTATGACATAACCATACTTGGCAGTTTTctatttatattattatgcATGCACTGTCTTATGATGAATCTCCTCAGACGGACGTTACTGCGTCATGGGTTTCGTTCAAAAATTCATATCGATCAACGATATATTTGCAGAAATCCGCTTTCTCCTCAGGTTTGTCCTTAAATGCCTCATCAATATAATAGAAATGGGTATCACTTTCACAGAGTAATTCCTTCATAGTCTTGAAGTTTTCATACTCAATGTCATAGTAGCCAAACTTATTCAAATTCGTGTAGGATCTTAAATGTTTACCATCctttattaaatcattatcTTTCCATAATGAGACAGGATCAAATTTAGGTAAATGTGAATGAACAAATAGAACATCAGTTTCGTTACCTTCAATGTTGAAGTATTCATCATAAAATTTTTGAACCGTATAGTCTTTATCATATAAAACCTCATTCGAaggtaaatattttttatcGATCTTAAGTTGAGCCAATTTATAACGATCATAATCTTGAACAAAATCATGTTGTAACATGGCAACACCACGGAATCCGTCTTCCTTGTGGTAGCCATCCACCCCCACTTTAGTTTTCACTTGATAGAAAGGTAAATTGTAGAAGGTTGCACCAGCAATAAACGTTTCTTTATCACCTTCACCGGCAAGACCTTGTGAAAATATAGGATAATACCAATTTGGACCATTGACATTATAATATAGGGCCAATAGGACAGTCTTTAGGTGTTCAACTTTATTTACCATTAATTCACCTGACTCAGTTGATACATCTGGCATAGCACCTTCAAAATCATGGTATGGTACATCCATTTCTTGATCGGATTTATCATATACTTGTACAGGAGTCAAGTTATCGATGGCATTACGAACTCTCTTTTGCAAATTTACTGATATTCCTGCTATCTCATAAAACATTGGTTGTGTAGTTCTTCTCCAAAAATCTGGCCATAGAATCAGACCAGTTGTAGTGTATGGCTCCTGCTGGAATatattatccaaatttttcactggGAAATTATCAgcatctaataataataaattttcgAAGCTGGATGCAATAATGGCTAATGATTTAAATTGGTAGCCTTTAAAGTCGAAGTGTGAAATCATGCTTTCCGGCAATATATCAGATATATAAACACATTTTgcatcaaattcatttagCATTGTTTTACAAAATTCTGCTTCCTCCTCTACTTCATCAGGCGGGATGAAGACTTCAACGGGTAAAGTTGTCCCAAATTTTCTAATAGTCTTGACGACTAAATATGATAGAAGAGAAAACTTACCTCCTGCCACTAGAACGATCCCATCTCCTTGATAAATATCATTGGGCAAAGTCAGCTTATCCATTTCTTCGATAAATGAAGCATGGTTGGATTGTAAGTTGGtatattcatcatcagaaaTTTCTAGACAATTTCCCAAATTCTCATATGACAATTTGTACCAATCCTTGTAGTTATCAGGACTATATCCTACAACGCTGTTCAACAGGCATTTTTCCTTGTTATATATTCTCTCTGACTTACCTGTTGGTGAATAATCAAGTATATGTTGGAAAACAGTGTCAAAGAAAGACTTTATATTGTTGTCATTGTAACTACTGGAATTCTCTTGTTCTATATCATGTTCTGCTGAAACAGAAGATGTACTGTTAGAAGTTATATAGCTCTTCAAATAGTCTTTGTATTGTGTTGGCACCGCATCAGAATATTGGCCCAAGTGGAAGAAAATGAGGCCAACCGCTATGAGGCAGAACAATAAGGTTAGCTTAAACACTTTACTGAATCTTCTCCTCAAAACAGCCATTGTATGCGTATTTgtggaagatttatttCCAGCACCACGAAGATGCCTGTTATCTTTTGCAGACATTTTTTAATGCTGCTTGTTTAGATAATTCATCAGAAGCTTACATAAGCTCTGAATACCCACGTCATCgactgaaaaattaaaaatagCGTCATTGCCTGATTAGgaagtttcttcaaaaagttTCAGCAAATGGAATTCCCTCTTCCTCTCGAGCTTTTATTAAGTTTGTGATAACTCCCCCTCTCGACTCTGGCAATACTTGCAACCCCGATcatttaaaagaaaatccTTTCTTATATTCCAAGGTTACTGAATAAGGAACTTATTTCATCTCACCCTCAAACAGAGTAATCCActttatttcatttctgTTTACTTTGCATACAAATCAAAACCGTTTGACGATTTTCACTAAACATTTCCTTTTCTCAAGGGTTCCATAATGGTTGACAATATAGAATCATCCTCTGCCGTTTGTGTGAATGGCTACACGGTAAAGAACCTTATCTGCAAGACTGATGTATATCAAGCATACGACGCCGTTGACTGTAATGGTACGTGTTACGTCTTAAAGGTGATCATAAACCCACGCGGCTGTCCT harbors:
- the RRP12 gene encoding mRNA-binding protein RRP12 (ancestral locus Anc_8.78), whose product is MEAEQVAHLLELEDKLSKIRLQITSKLENQKHIAIILTAVEENIQDQATNDTSKNIVNYMISFMSLLDQAMNPQTHAIQDLQLATSATYLLDIIFHYSPKKLLSSKFTEILTKVAPCITDEKAGAPLIRSAIGCLESLLIAQDAQAWNNTHNLTVTPKRGLQGLLELSLDPRPKVRKRAQDAVANILKNPPVAPTAEHVAASFIAEFAINSLNDNINELSSLSNKQLKSPGVSEEINSKITRSLRLIAAIISSGQWPATEIENICDMLLKITKSPDQFLVSASFQCFEQLFQSMAETTISSGLAENKYLKMLDTIFSLKPANTDTHLTGAWIAVVVKGLSTYANAQPLKCLLKLPQVFHIMATYLQSEHQEVYTAAAKCLSAILTDSIKDELLLQPNDVMDEKTFKTVGDVIEEISNIITDFLSIKYIHCAKDVLTILASAFKKVRYRSNPALLKPLQIVDQWRNNEDTFLEFRNEVENVIGESISALGPELVLQILPLNLINPSDDQPGRAWLLPLLRDYTKNAKLATFSKELAPLIQNFESRFASLPKESVQLRIFQTVVDQLWSTLPHFCELPIDLPQSFNDEFAAELSSLLYSRVDLRTTLCHALRVLVESNSAYANGALSDDILLQQRFPASEATKNIEYLQTKSVNLLSVLFNVYTQTTPTSRGYILETIEAYLKITKSTDLETTFNNICGLLKNAMESESQTKEESANASSKPQLTATLLDLVVCMTKYLPPSSYAALFNIFGTTVSSNDALIQKRAYRIITRLSELESGYAAVLTYVSDIEKIILDNADNVQTSAKSTRLSAIKTLVNMLPSDHLGFIVRIVAEIILGTKDVNEKTRELAFEALIVMGKKMNEPNGIVKLSQIPGYDPATPDQPSTISEFFKIISAGLIGESQHMVSSTITAYAYLIFEFKDQLDNSVLLDIYDTVELYLTSNSREIVKSAIGFAKVCILGLPEELMRSKVPELLPKLLRWSHEHTGHFKAKVKHLIERLIRRFGYEFIEQHFPEEDKRLLTNIRKARNKSKRKGEENAGSAAQPGSSKASKFMNAFDEAVYGSSDNEDEGSDAENDEGHNDKRGKRRGGKQFIVERGENPLDLLDSETLAHISSTRPKKFGKDQRKKRLEDETFDFDSEGKLIMKGQKGGNNDNDDPLKSVTSGINAYLDAVKSGPVRGQRNKLKFKKNNRGGDDDGFSDDEGRSKSAGSKRNISSRGNKVGKNFKNNNKFKSRRKL
- the TAF3 gene encoding Taf3p (ancestral locus Anc_8.77), translating into MTADNEFHFSLLRVSIIQLLKAEGFDTATKTTVNTLTDLYIRYLNKLSSEITSVAQSRGAASIAIQDISQGFQNLRLFNPINLLDVFDENPANWEMDYGFEKWKDIVSSDPHLRNDRLVALPGPEIFQDDSLLKATTTSAVPGYINQYKDNSAMTNKDDQIIKLKDKATQEEEEEIEELINNGVLDNWIDAIIAKQRLELKSGLIQMAATKEERIGIPLPDVVGMNESVLGPSINIEEPNTDLIPTLDQEDNDDDNENIDSKLKHNVQQYIKLLPVSKPENRLENISLSFENEILSESEDDQQLSPPPPPSTQEKNEEDTHNTGSLAFNSTNEPTFAEVEDMDNTFQRRESIEY
- the RET3 gene encoding coatomer subunit zeta (ancestral locus Anc_8.76) yields the protein MNTTREAKGIEKNMSKATGKPMNGSTFLGSLYTVEAVLILNNNLGKASPEKEMGTGQQQQQQQDSGRVYVKYYTPPHTESEEAFNTLKKQIAFEKNLMSKTKKQDNEIMLLDNHLVLYKKCADVTLFLVGPISGNEILLNEAFGAFKGSLELVLNSSGIDRKNILEHYDMVLLAIDETFDNGIVLETDAAAIASRVSKPITQEPVQLDLDKGLLGAWGFAKSKLQELQQGL